In the Thermococcus sp. MAR1 genome, one interval contains:
- a CDS encoding FAD-binding oxidoreductase, which translates to MSKIAIIGGGIIGVATAYELAKLGEEVILFEKNYFGSGSTFRCATGIRAQFTDEANIRLMKYSVERWEKLEEELGFDINFKQTGYLFLATSEEEVEAFKANIRLQNRFGVPTRLIGMDEAREIVPILNTEPFLAGAWNPKDGKANPFKTLFAYLFRAKELGVDAREHTEVIGFEQEGDAITAVRFRSNGKVESVKVDAVLNAANAWAPLINEMAGLSRDIIPITAYKHQLVKTEPLEPGQAEPLVCPPSWNDAYIIQDGEDGGIICGAGIEHKAKGLDDYEPTYDFLRGVLEYAVRIAPPLRYAHVVRQWAGFYAKTPDSNPAIGRLLDNFYIAAGFSGHGFMMAPAVGEAMAGLISKGRSKVPLDWEWYDPYRFERGELRSSAFQIG; encoded by the coding sequence ATGAGTAAAATCGCCATAATCGGCGGCGGGATAATAGGCGTTGCTACCGCCTACGAGCTGGCGAAGCTCGGGGAAGAGGTAATCCTCTTCGAGAAGAACTATTTCGGCTCCGGCTCGACCTTCCGCTGTGCCACAGGAATCCGCGCCCAGTTCACCGATGAGGCCAACATCAGGCTCATGAAGTACTCCGTTGAGCGCTGGGAAAAGCTTGAGGAAGAGCTCGGCTTCGATATAAACTTCAAGCAGACCGGCTATCTGTTCCTTGCCACGAGCGAGGAGGAGGTTGAAGCGTTTAAGGCCAACATAAGGCTCCAGAACAGATTCGGCGTTCCGACCAGGCTCATCGGCATGGATGAGGCCAGGGAGATAGTGCCCATCCTCAACACCGAGCCTTTCCTTGCAGGCGCATGGAACCCAAAGGACGGCAAGGCGAACCCCTTCAAGACGCTCTTTGCGTACCTCTTCCGGGCCAAGGAGCTCGGCGTTGATGCGCGCGAGCACACGGAGGTTATAGGCTTCGAGCAGGAGGGAGATGCCATAACCGCCGTGAGGTTCAGGAGCAACGGGAAGGTCGAGAGCGTTAAGGTTGACGCCGTCCTCAACGCGGCCAACGCATGGGCGCCCCTCATCAACGAGATGGCCGGCCTCAGCAGAGACATCATACCCATCACCGCCTACAAGCACCAGCTCGTCAAGACCGAGCCGCTCGAACCCGGCCAGGCCGAACCGTTGGTGTGCCCGCCGAGCTGGAACGACGCCTACATAATTCAGGACGGTGAGGACGGCGGAATAATCTGCGGTGCCGGGATAGAGCACAAGGCTAAAGGCTTAGACGACTACGAGCCGACTTACGACTTCCTGCGCGGCGTTCTAGAGTATGCCGTCAGAATCGCCCCGCCGCTCCGCTACGCTCACGTTGTCCGCCAGTGGGCGGGCTTCTACGCAAAGACGCCGGACAGCAATCCCGCCATCGGAAGGCTCCTCGACAACTTTTACATTGCCGCAGGCTTCAGCGGTCACGGCTTCATGATGGCGCCGGCGGTTGGGGAGGCGATGGCCGGGCTGATATCGAAAGGCCGTTCCAAGGTTCCGCTCGACTGGGAGTGGTACGACCCGTACCGCTTTGAGCGCGGCGAGCTGAGGAGTTCGGCGTTCCAGATAGGTTGA
- the pyrH gene encoding UMP kinase: protein MRIVFDIGGSVLVPDDPDVDFIGKMAYELIKISEDHEVAVVVGGGKVARKYIKAAKTFTPNETFKDYIGIHITRANAMLLIAALGEKAYPFVIQDFRKAWEVIQLKKIPIMGGTHPGHTTDAVSALLAEYLQADLLVVVTNVDGVYDSDPKKNPNAKKLDRITVDQLVEIAMQAESKAGGSGVVDALAAKFIQRGRIKTYIVGKDDAYHLFDVVKGKHSGTVVEP from the coding sequence ATGAGGATAGTCTTCGATATAGGCGGATCGGTTCTCGTGCCAGATGATCCAGACGTTGATTTTATCGGCAAGATGGCTTACGAGCTCATCAAGATAAGCGAGGATCACGAGGTGGCGGTGGTAGTCGGCGGCGGGAAAGTCGCCAGAAAGTACATCAAGGCGGCAAAGACCTTCACGCCCAACGAGACCTTCAAGGACTACATCGGCATACACATCACGAGGGCCAACGCGATGCTCCTCATAGCGGCTTTGGGCGAGAAGGCATATCCCTTCGTCATCCAGGACTTCCGTAAGGCCTGGGAAGTTATACAGCTCAAGAAGATACCGATAATGGGCGGAACTCACCCGGGCCACACCACCGATGCCGTCTCTGCTCTGCTCGCCGAGTACCTCCAGGCCGACCTCCTGGTGGTTGTCACCAACGTCGACGGCGTCTACGACTCCGATCCTAAAAAGAACCCAAACGCGAAGAAGCTCGACAGGATAACCGTCGACCAGCTGGTGGAGATAGCGATGCAGGCGGAGAGTAAGGCGGGGGGAAGTGGAGTTGTGGATGCTCTCGCTGCCAAGTTCATCCAGCGCGGCAGGATAAAGACCTACATCGTGGGCAAGGACGATGCGTACCACCTCTTCGACGTCGTGAAGGGAAAGCACAGCGGGACTGTGGTTGAGCCTTGA
- a CDS encoding NAD(P)/FAD-dependent oxidoreductase, protein MKVVVVGSGTAGSNFALFMRKLDRKAEIIVIGKEPTMQYSPCALPHVISGTIEKPEDVIVFPNEFYEKQKIKLMLGTEVKSIDRERKVVVTDKGEIPYDKLVLAVGSKAFVPPIKGVENEGVFTLKSLDDVRRIKAYIAERKPKKAVVIGAGLIGLEGAEAFAKLGMEVLVVELMDRLMPTMLDKDMAKLVQREMEANGVSFRFGVGVSEIIGSPVRAVRIGDEEVPADLVLVATGVRANVDLAKAAGLDVHWGIVVNEHLQTSDPDIYAIGDCAEVVDGVTGERTLSQLGTSAVRMAKVAAEHIAGKDVSFKPVFNTAITKLFGLEIGTFGITEERAKKAGLEIAIGKFKGSTKPEYYPGGKPITVKLIFRKPDRKLIGAQIVGGERVWGRIMTLSALAQKGATVEDVVYLETAYAPPISPTIDPISVAGEMALRRFK, encoded by the coding sequence ATGAAAGTTGTCGTCGTCGGTTCCGGTACAGCCGGAAGCAACTTCGCGCTGTTCATGCGCAAGCTCGACAGGAAGGCCGAAATCATCGTCATCGGAAAGGAACCAACGATGCAGTATTCCCCCTGTGCACTTCCTCACGTGATAAGCGGAACCATCGAGAAGCCCGAAGATGTCATCGTCTTCCCGAACGAGTTCTATGAAAAGCAGAAGATTAAGCTTATGCTCGGAACGGAGGTCAAATCCATAGATCGCGAGAGGAAAGTTGTGGTCACGGATAAGGGGGAAATCCCCTACGACAAGCTTGTTTTGGCGGTTGGCTCGAAGGCCTTCGTTCCACCCATTAAGGGCGTTGAGAACGAGGGAGTGTTTACGCTCAAGAGCCTCGACGACGTGCGGAGGATAAAGGCATACATCGCCGAGAGGAAGCCAAAGAAGGCCGTTGTAATCGGTGCCGGTTTAATCGGCCTCGAAGGGGCCGAGGCCTTCGCGAAGCTCGGCATGGAGGTTCTGGTCGTTGAGCTGATGGACAGATTAATGCCGACCATGCTCGACAAAGATATGGCAAAACTCGTCCAGAGGGAGATGGAAGCCAACGGAGTTTCCTTCCGCTTCGGCGTTGGGGTCAGCGAGATAATTGGCAGTCCGGTCAGGGCTGTTAGAATAGGCGACGAGGAGGTTCCGGCTGACCTCGTCCTCGTCGCCACCGGCGTAAGGGCAAACGTCGACCTCGCAAAGGCGGCCGGCCTCGACGTGCACTGGGGCATAGTCGTTAACGAGCACCTCCAGACGAGCGACCCTGACATCTACGCCATAGGCGACTGCGCCGAGGTAGTCGATGGCGTGACCGGCGAGAGAACCCTAAGCCAGCTCGGAACCTCAGCTGTGAGAATGGCCAAGGTCGCGGCGGAGCACATAGCCGGAAAGGATGTCTCATTTAAGCCGGTCTTCAACACGGCTATTACAAAGCTCTTCGGCCTTGAGATAGGCACCTTTGGAATAACGGAGGAGAGAGCAAAGAAAGCTGGACTGGAGATAGCCATCGGAAAGTTTAAAGGCTCGACGAAGCCGGAATACTATCCCGGCGGAAAGCCCATAACGGTCAAGCTGATTTTCAGAAAGCCGGACAGAAAGCTCATCGGCGCCCAGATAGTCGGCGGCGAGCGCGTCTGGGGCAGGATAATGACACTTTCGGCCCTGGCGCAGAAGGGTGCAACCGTCGAGGACGTCGTTTACCTCGAAACAGCCTACGCCCCTCCGATAAGCCCGACGATTGATCCGATAAGCGTGGCTGGGGAGATGGCGTTGAGAAGGTTCAAGTGA
- a CDS encoding endonuclease/exonuclease/phosphatase family protein: MSVKVDERDRILLGLGTGVLLASSLRIFVAGAYSSLEKTFFYGMSFPSGLGILMLLLAAFLVGRMSRKAGAALTAAYATAVLITDATEYTHLVAAFALPVALALVKELDVKYLTMGLVADLSLRVLAVGAEPADFPYTRVILALSLFLGAYALWKEPGTLKKPGFGLYAFAALLELGLIYPNAVMRYSGMTVYYLPEFVGFSLLLALAILLGPHLARKPTAAMALLIIGSATLFIKPLSLVGLPIALASAIALVESAKGSRGGVVGAFYLFLTATLALGAYVGRDIGLPFMEDRLEALILAASVVYALGAYGKSAEVSRPSVKEIIGPLIGLVLASVIVLALFHVGPTYSEGKRDVLLWTYNVHQGFGPYDGTFNGYELVNLLAEGKPDVWFAQEVVGGMIGNGYQDVPLFISAHLGYAYEYKPAVEGTYGIAVFSHWHMKTEAELNLPSVGQARPAQKVSIEELGITVVNVHMGLSEEERAMQAGELLKFAEASPVAQIIAGDTNAEPDERAIEILTRDYRDAFSERPPYTFLWERNGVVDRENIDYILLKKDWPAEVKDYGCLCDVLASDHRPVWAVIELP; this comes from the coding sequence ATGAGCGTGAAGGTGGACGAAAGGGACAGAATTCTGCTTGGCCTCGGAACCGGCGTCCTGCTGGCTTCATCCCTCCGAATCTTTGTGGCCGGAGCGTACTCAAGCCTTGAAAAGACTTTCTTCTACGGGATGAGCTTTCCATCCGGGCTTGGAATCCTCATGCTCCTTCTCGCTGCGTTCCTCGTCGGAAGGATGAGCAGAAAAGCCGGCGCAGCCCTAACAGCGGCCTACGCAACAGCCGTCCTGATAACCGATGCGACCGAATACACGCACCTCGTAGCGGCTTTTGCCTTGCCGGTGGCCCTTGCGCTCGTCAAGGAGCTGGACGTGAAGTATCTGACCATGGGGCTCGTCGCCGACCTTTCACTCCGCGTCCTGGCTGTCGGTGCCGAGCCGGCTGACTTTCCGTACACGAGGGTTATCCTGGCGCTCTCCCTGTTCCTGGGAGCCTACGCCCTCTGGAAGGAACCTGGAACGCTCAAGAAGCCCGGCTTCGGCCTCTACGCCTTCGCGGCCCTGCTCGAGCTGGGGCTGATTTATCCCAATGCGGTGATGCGCTACTCCGGAATGACCGTCTATTACCTCCCGGAGTTCGTCGGCTTCTCCCTGCTCCTCGCCCTGGCGATACTGCTCGGCCCGCACCTGGCGAGAAAGCCAACAGCCGCGATGGCGCTCCTGATAATCGGCTCGGCGACTCTCTTCATCAAGCCTCTCTCGCTGGTGGGCCTGCCTATAGCCTTGGCCTCAGCCATCGCCCTCGTCGAGAGCGCGAAGGGAAGCCGGGGAGGCGTCGTCGGTGCATTTTACCTCTTCCTAACGGCAACACTCGCCCTCGGGGCCTACGTCGGCAGGGACATAGGTTTACCTTTCATGGAGGACAGGCTTGAGGCCCTTATCCTTGCTGCCTCGGTGGTTTATGCCCTCGGCGCCTACGGGAAGAGCGCCGAGGTGAGCCGTCCAAGCGTGAAGGAGATCATCGGCCCGCTCATTGGTCTCGTCCTGGCCTCGGTCATAGTACTGGCGCTCTTCCACGTCGGGCCAACCTACAGCGAGGGGAAAAGGGACGTCCTCCTCTGGACCTACAACGTCCACCAGGGGTTCGGGCCGTACGACGGAACGTTCAACGGCTACGAACTGGTGAACCTTCTCGCCGAGGGGAAGCCGGACGTATGGTTCGCCCAGGAGGTCGTTGGCGGAATGATAGGCAACGGCTACCAGGACGTCCCCCTCTTCATCTCCGCCCACCTCGGCTACGCCTACGAGTACAAGCCCGCCGTTGAGGGAACCTACGGAATAGCGGTCTTTTCCCACTGGCACATGAAGACAGAGGCCGAGCTGAACCTCCCGAGCGTGGGCCAGGCGAGACCGGCCCAGAAGGTCTCCATCGAGGAGCTGGGCATAACCGTGGTAAACGTCCACATGGGGCTCAGCGAGGAGGAGAGGGCGATGCAGGCGGGAGAACTGCTAAAGTTCGCTGAAGCTTCGCCAGTTGCCCAGATAATAGCCGGCGACACCAACGCCGAGCCGGACGAGAGGGCGATAGAGATACTCACCCGCGACTACCGCGACGCTTTCTCCGAGAGGCCGCCCTACACCTTCCTCTGGGAGCGCAACGGGGTGGTTGACAGGGAGAACATAGACTACATCCTGCTCAAAAAGGACTGGCCGGCTGAGGTGAAGGACTACGGCTGCCTCTGCGACGTCCTGGCGTCAGACCACAGGCCGGTGTGGGCGGTAATAGAACTGCCGTGA
- a CDS encoding RNA 2'-phosphotransferase, giving the protein MPSRVKVSKLMAYILRHSPGEFGLKPDMEGFVPLDDLVRALQTVYPGVMEEFVREIVENDPKGRYEIRGGKIRARYGHSFEVTLNHEEDRETKILYHGTPRRNLERILREGLKPMKRQFVHLTTSKIEALETGRRHGKDVVLLIIDAECLRRKGLKVYKAGRNVRIAKRVPPECIILGA; this is encoded by the coding sequence ATGCCGTCGAGGGTTAAGGTCAGCAAGCTAATGGCCTACATTCTGCGGCATTCTCCAGGGGAGTTCGGGCTGAAGCCGGACATGGAGGGCTTCGTCCCGCTTGACGATTTAGTCAGGGCGCTCCAGACGGTCTATCCAGGCGTTATGGAGGAGTTCGTAAGGGAGATTGTTGAGAATGATCCGAAGGGGCGCTACGAAATAAGGGGAGGCAAAATTCGCGCCCGCTACGGCCACAGCTTTGAGGTAACGCTCAACCACGAGGAGGACAGAGAAACAAAAATCCTCTATCACGGGACGCCGAGGAGGAACCTTGAGCGGATTCTGAGGGAAGGGCTCAAGCCTATGAAACGGCAGTTCGTCCATCTAACAACGAGCAAAATCGAGGCCCTGGAAACGGGCAGGAGGCACGGGAAGGATGTGGTTCTTCTGATAATTGACGCTGAGTGCCTGAGGAGAAAGGGTCTGAAAGTCTACAAGGCCGGGAGGAACGTTAGGATAGCCAAGCGCGTTCCGCCCGAGTGCATAATTCTTGGGGCGTGA
- a CDS encoding C69 family dipeptidase, translating into MCDILVATPEATKEGITLFAKNSDREPNEAQILEFIPRTKHNGESVRLTYVDFPGVKETYAVILSRPWWMWGAEMGVNEFELAIGNTAVFTKVRVPKKGITGMDMIRLALERTKNAREALEFITGIVEDGLQGGNGSKSHRLYYFSSFIIADPKEAWVLETVGRDWAAKKIEGVYSISNALTIENDWDMASEGVERLARKGSFSFAKHFSDRFYTHFARGRERRAFTLAKLKERAGKITLEYMMSVLRFHSFEPYRPEKGSMRDICMHYGGLTRPSQTASSQVSELGKGIHWFTGTSNPCLSIFKPVSLEGGLPDLGKTPIDKYDPETYWWRFEAFHRKFLTNYRGYIDDFARERDRLQAGIIERAREIEKTPEDMRALTEWAFREEARLLERWEKLIKPGKLPFLFGRSWRKVNEEAGLGLEG; encoded by the coding sequence ATGTGCGATATTCTCGTGGCCACTCCCGAGGCCACCAAGGAGGGAATAACTCTCTTCGCCAAGAACAGCGACCGCGAGCCGAACGAAGCTCAGATACTTGAGTTCATACCGAGGACCAAGCATAATGGGGAGAGTGTCCGGTTAACTTACGTTGACTTCCCGGGGGTCAAGGAAACTTATGCGGTAATCCTCTCCCGTCCCTGGTGGATGTGGGGGGCGGAGATGGGCGTGAACGAGTTCGAGCTGGCGATAGGCAACACCGCCGTCTTCACGAAGGTCAGGGTGCCTAAGAAGGGGATAACCGGGATGGACATGATACGCCTCGCCCTTGAGAGGACGAAGAACGCGAGGGAAGCTTTGGAGTTCATAACCGGCATCGTTGAGGATGGCTTACAGGGTGGGAACGGGAGCAAAAGCCACAGGCTCTACTACTTCAGCTCCTTCATAATAGCCGATCCCAAAGAGGCCTGGGTTCTTGAGACCGTCGGAAGGGACTGGGCGGCAAAGAAAATCGAGGGTGTTTACTCCATCTCCAACGCGCTGACGATTGAGAATGACTGGGACATGGCATCTGAGGGTGTTGAAAGGCTCGCGAGAAAGGGCTCCTTTAGCTTCGCGAAGCACTTCTCGGACCGCTTTTACACCCACTTCGCCAGGGGCAGGGAGCGGAGGGCCTTCACGCTGGCGAAACTAAAGGAGAGGGCGGGCAAGATAACGCTCGAGTACATGATGTCGGTTCTGCGCTTCCACTCCTTTGAACCTTACCGCCCGGAGAAGGGCTCGATGAGGGACATATGCATGCACTACGGTGGACTGACGAGGCCCTCTCAGACGGCTTCATCTCAAGTTTCCGAGCTTGGAAAGGGTATCCACTGGTTCACTGGCACCTCAAACCCCTGTCTGAGCATCTTCAAGCCGGTAAGCTTAGAGGGCGGCCTTCCGGACCTCGGAAAAACTCCGATAGACAAATACGACCCCGAGACCTACTGGTGGCGCTTCGAGGCCTTCCACAGGAAGTTTCTGACGAACTACCGGGGCTACATCGATGACTTCGCCCGCGAGAGGGATAGACTGCAGGCCGGGATAATAGAAAGGGCGCGGGAGATTGAGAAAACTCCCGAGGATATGAGAGCTCTGACGGAGTGGGCATTCCGAGAGGAGGCAAGGCTCCTCGAAAGGTGGGAGAAGCTGATAAAGCCCGGAAAGCTCCCCTTCCTCTTCGGGCGGAGCTGGAGAAAGGTTAACGAAGAGGCTGGACTTGGGCTGGAGGGTTGA
- a CDS encoding glycoside hydrolase family 1 protein — MLRFPDGFLFGTATSSYQIEGDNVWSDWWYWAEKGKLPPAGKACNSWELYEKDIGLMAELGYKAYRFSIEWGRIFPEEGRPNEEALMRYQGIIDLLRENGITPMLTLHHFTLPTWFALRGGFERKDNLEHWRSYVELIADNIEGVELVATFNEPMVYVVASYVEGMWPPFRKNPLKAEKVAANLIRAHAIAYEILHGKFRVGIVKNRPHFVPASDSERDKKARDGIDYTFNRSLLDGILTGGFRGFMRTFDVPASGLDWLGMNYYNIMKVRASRNPLKRFVVEDANVGRKTDMGWSVYPKGIYEGLKAFSEYGLPLYVTENGIATLDDEWRVEFIVQHLQYVHKAIEEGIDVRGYFYWSLLDNYEWAEGFRPRFGLIEVDYDTFGRRPRKSARIYGEIAKNGGVSDGLLEKYGLWEKL; from the coding sequence ATGCTCAGGTTCCCGGATGGATTTCTCTTCGGGACGGCAACTTCTTCCTACCAGATTGAGGGTGACAACGTCTGGAGCGACTGGTGGTACTGGGCCGAAAAGGGAAAGCTCCCGCCGGCAGGGAAGGCCTGCAACTCCTGGGAGCTTTACGAAAAGGACATCGGGCTGATGGCGGAGCTGGGCTATAAAGCCTATCGCTTTTCTATCGAATGGGGTCGCATTTTTCCAGAGGAGGGAAGGCCGAACGAGGAGGCGTTAATGCGCTACCAGGGGATAATCGACCTGCTCAGAGAGAACGGGATTACCCCGATGCTCACGCTCCACCACTTCACACTTCCAACTTGGTTCGCCCTCAGGGGAGGCTTTGAGAGGAAAGACAACCTTGAGCACTGGAGGAGCTACGTGGAGCTGATAGCCGACAACATAGAGGGCGTTGAGCTGGTGGCGACCTTCAACGAGCCGATGGTCTACGTCGTGGCCTCATACGTCGAGGGGATGTGGCCGCCCTTCAGAAAGAACCCTCTGAAGGCCGAGAAGGTCGCTGCAAACCTGATCAGGGCCCACGCCATCGCCTACGAGATTCTTCACGGCAAGTTCAGGGTCGGGATAGTGAAGAACCGCCCGCACTTCGTGCCGGCGAGCGATTCTGAGAGGGATAAAAAGGCGAGGGACGGGATAGACTACACCTTCAACCGTTCGCTCCTTGACGGAATCCTAACCGGGGGATTCAGGGGTTTCATGAGAACCTTCGACGTTCCGGCAAGCGGCCTCGACTGGCTCGGGATGAACTACTACAACATCATGAAAGTCAGGGCTTCGAGAAACCCGCTCAAACGCTTCGTCGTTGAAGACGCCAACGTGGGCAGGAAGACAGACATGGGCTGGAGCGTCTATCCGAAGGGCATCTACGAAGGATTAAAGGCCTTTTCAGAGTACGGCCTTCCGCTCTACGTCACCGAGAACGGAATAGCGACGCTCGACGACGAATGGCGCGTCGAGTTCATAGTCCAGCACCTCCAGTATGTCCACAAAGCCATTGAAGAGGGCATCGACGTGAGGGGCTACTTCTACTGGTCTTTGCTGGACAACTACGAGTGGGCCGAGGGCTTCAGGCCGCGGTTTGGACTCATAGAAGTCGACTACGATACCTTTGGGAGGAGGCCGAGGAAAAGCGCCCGCATCTACGGCGAAATCGCAAAGAACGGAGGAGTAAGCGACGGGCTGCTTGAGAAGTACGGCCTTTGGGAAAAACTTTAA
- a CDS encoding ATP-binding protein: MIMQEFVNRSEELRKLGEYLKKRSLIIVYGRRRVGKTRLIIEALKGIPHVYHLCKEEEPRETLVSLSKKLYRVTGDIKFLEHPPSSFDELFNLLSASGTVLVLDEFPVLVKNYPRILGLLQEYWDFGEGGSIILCGSSVSMMKRLTDYGSPLHGRRTMTIKVKPLEFRHIGGFFPGYSPEELVRAYGVLDGIPEYLLRFDPSLSVEENVVREFFGKGYLYEEAELLLRYELRDLSTYNTILEAIASGYTSFNEIRTKTGMDGSKLSRYLSVLGELEIVRKEYPVLPGVSRKRKGARYSLSDNYFAFYYSFVYPFKEEIELGLPDVPLENFRKKFNLYLGRVYEKVALQHIMLINRNGKLPFRFTRIGRWWWKGEEVDLVALDEKEKKALLVEVKWRKLSPREVWGIRKDLERKAALMGLDGWEVHTGIVAREFVERPAPLLWDIHDITGE; this comes from the coding sequence ATGATTATGCAAGAGTTCGTAAACCGCTCTGAGGAGTTGCGGAAGCTGGGGGAGTACCTGAAAAAACGCTCGCTCATCATAGTTTACGGTCGGAGAAGGGTAGGCAAGACGAGACTGATAATCGAGGCCCTGAAAGGCATTCCCCACGTGTACCACTTATGCAAAGAGGAAGAGCCCAGAGAAACGCTCGTCAGCCTCTCTAAAAAGCTCTACCGCGTTACGGGAGATATTAAATTCTTGGAGCACCCACCTTCTTCCTTCGATGAACTCTTTAATCTCCTGAGCGCTAGCGGAACAGTACTGGTTCTCGACGAGTTCCCGGTACTCGTAAAGAACTATCCCCGGATACTGGGTCTTCTTCAGGAGTACTGGGACTTCGGTGAGGGAGGGAGCATCATTCTGTGCGGTTCTAGTGTGTCAATGATGAAGAGACTCACGGACTACGGAAGTCCACTCCATGGCAGAAGAACCATGACAATTAAGGTTAAACCCCTGGAGTTCAGGCACATTGGAGGGTTCTTTCCGGGCTATTCTCCTGAGGAACTGGTTAGGGCATATGGCGTTCTTGACGGTATTCCTGAGTACCTGCTTCGCTTTGACCCCTCCTTATCGGTGGAGGAGAACGTGGTCCGGGAATTCTTCGGGAAGGGATACCTCTACGAAGAAGCTGAACTTCTCCTGCGCTATGAGCTCAGGGACCTGAGCACTTACAACACAATCCTTGAGGCGATAGCCTCTGGGTACACGTCCTTCAACGAGATCAGAACCAAAACTGGAATGGACGGCTCGAAACTTTCCCGTTATCTCTCTGTCCTTGGGGAGCTGGAGATAGTCAGGAAAGAATACCCGGTGCTTCCTGGGGTTTCCAGGAAGAGGAAGGGGGCGAGATACAGTCTATCGGACAACTACTTTGCCTTCTACTACTCCTTCGTCTATCCCTTCAAGGAGGAGATAGAGCTCGGCCTCCCCGATGTCCCTCTTGAGAACTTCAGGAAAAAGTTTAACCTATACCTGGGGAGGGTTTACGAGAAGGTGGCCCTTCAGCACATCATGCTCATCAACAGAAATGGAAAGCTCCCCTTCAGGTTCACCCGTATAGGGAGATGGTGGTGGAAGGGGGAAGAAGTCGACCTAGTAGCCTTGGACGAGAAAGAGAAAAAGGCCCTCCTTGTTGAGGTCAAGTGGAGGAAACTGAGCCCCCGAGAGGTCTGGGGAATAAGAAAAGACCTGGAGAGGAAAGCCGCCCTGATGGGACTTGACGGATGGGAGGTTCATACTGGCATAGTTGCCAGGGAGTTCGTGGAACGGCCGGCTCCCCTGCTCTGGGACATTCATGATATCACCGGTGAATAA
- a CDS encoding PIG-L deacetylase family protein, giving the protein MKPFLLARAKLRGVSPGEFRELLKETLGFDVERPFEGVERILCVQPHPDDCELAVGGTLAKLSREGREITYLTLTDGSAGSREIPPEKLKEVRREEQEKAAEIIGVKKLIWLDYPDTKLPHSENLRNEILRIIRSEKPHLVLAPDPWLAYDVHPDHRNAGFSTGEAAFFSALPSVGEGEPWEVKSLGFYYTDNPNYIEDIGDFLKLKLKALKAHKSQFGSEWSSWEVFVKSIARFYGEIAGFKYGEGLKILPTVLFHANPLAGVL; this is encoded by the coding sequence TTGAAGCCTTTTCTCCTCGCCAGGGCTAAGCTCAGGGGGGTTTCGCCCGGCGAGTTCAGGGAGCTTTTGAAGGAAACCCTGGGCTTCGACGTGGAAAGGCCCTTCGAGGGCGTCGAAAGGATACTCTGCGTCCAGCCGCATCCTGACGACTGCGAGCTCGCCGTTGGGGGAACGCTGGCGAAGCTCTCGCGGGAGGGAAGGGAGATAACCTACCTCACACTGACTGACGGCTCGGCGGGAAGCAGGGAGATTCCGCCAGAGAAGCTGAAGGAAGTCCGGAGAGAGGAGCAGGAGAAGGCGGCGGAGATAATAGGCGTCAAAAAGCTCATCTGGCTCGATTACCCTGATACAAAGCTCCCCCACAGCGAGAACCTCAGGAATGAAATACTGCGGATAATCCGTTCGGAAAAGCCCCACCTCGTCCTCGCCCCCGACCCCTGGCTGGCCTACGATGTCCATCCCGACCACAGGAACGCGGGGTTCTCAACGGGGGAGGCGGCCTTCTTCTCCGCCCTTCCAAGCGTCGGGGAGGGGGAGCCTTGGGAGGTAAAGTCACTCGGCTTCTACTACACGGACAATCCAAACTACATTGAGGACATAGGAGATTTCCTCAAGCTCAAGCTGAAGGCCTTGAAAGCCCACAAGAGCCAGTTCGGGAGCGAGTGGAGTTCGTGGGAGGTCTTCGTGAAGAGCATAGCCAGGTTCTACGGGGAGATAGCGGGCTTCAAATACGGCGAGGGGCTGAAGATTCTCCCCACGGTTCTCTTCCACGCAAACCCGCTTGCGGGGGTGCTGTGA